Proteins encoded within one genomic window of Couchioplanes caeruleus:
- a CDS encoding YciI family protein, whose translation MRYMLMMFGDGATMAEQRSPEWVTEMIAFMGAFNAELEKSGELVHAYGLADPATAKTVSLSGAQVVVTDGPFAEAKESLAGFWIFDVADEARAISLAGQVVVWAERVELRQVPDAPPER comes from the coding sequence ATGTTCGGCGACGGCGCCACCATGGCGGAGCAGCGCAGTCCCGAGTGGGTCACCGAGATGATCGCCTTCATGGGCGCCTTCAACGCCGAGCTGGAGAAGTCCGGCGAGCTGGTCCACGCCTACGGTCTGGCGGACCCGGCCACCGCGAAGACGGTGAGCCTTTCCGGCGCCCAGGTCGTGGTGACCGACGGCCCGTTCGCCGAGGCCAAGGAGTCGCTGGCCGGCTTCTGGATCTTCGACGTGGCGGACGAGGCCCGCGCGATCTCCCTGGCCGGGCAGGTCGTGGTCTGGGCCGAGCGGGTCGAGCTCCGCCAGGTGCCGGACGCACCTCCCGAGCGGTGA